Proteins encoded in a region of the Trypanosoma brucei brucei TREU927 chromosome 5, complete sequence genome:
- a CDS encoding protein phosphatase 2C, putative (similar to Protein phosphatase 2C homolog 2 (EC 3.1.3.16) (PP2C-2). (Swiss-Prot:Q09172) [Schizosaccharomyces pombe]), with protein sequence MPPKNRNRAATADSAAIASSGAKLINNPKSNSSGVKGKNNNKSAPVAAKARRQSEADDFERVLADLNRATAAVGKEREKQVKREKPRKERHEDVRALAQKPEGIDEEFSMMLRKKQQQKQFQQLIQQLLAARSPFLDAPEKEVRCEVATENPNFDVAVGEMQGWRVSMEDKHAIDVTFPSGAKDSKEGFFCVFDGHSGDGCAKKCSELIPKVSRAHMVEHTDGFMEIDFEAAYMEVDTLLEKELTDQSGCTAVTVHITPTRITCASVGDSRAVLCRNGIAVALSEDHKPDREAERARIEEAGGHVAENRVNGQLAMSRAMGDFTYKTQKERGPRQQLVIAVPDVVMVNREADDGFVVLACDGIFDVMSNDELIKAVLIRKAENKPNSVICEEICHECLAPPAEEGKYAPRPEGTDNMTIMIVDLK encoded by the coding sequence ATGCCACCCAAAAATAGGAATCGGGCCGCGACTGCTGACAGCGCCGCTATCGCCTCTTCTGGCGCCAAACTAATTAACAACCCCAAAAGTAACAGTAGCGgtgtaaagggaaaaaataacaacaaaagtgcCCCCGTTGCAGCGAAGGCAAGAAGGCAAAGCGAAGCGGACGATTTTGAGCGAGTACTGGCAGATCTGAACCGAGCCACAGCCGCCGTGGGAAAGGAGCGGGAAAAGCAGGTAAAGCGCGAGAAACCACGTAAGGAGCGACATGAGGATGTCCGCGCCTTGGCGCAGAAACCGGAAGGAATAGATGAGGAATTCAGCATGATGTTAcgcaagaaacaacaacagaagcagTTTCAGCAACTAATCCAGCAGCTGCTGGCAGCGCGGAGTCCATTTCTCGACGCGCCAGAGAAGGAGGTGCGTTGTGAAGTGGCGACGGAGAACCCGAATTTTGATGTGGCTGTGGGTGAAATGCAAGGCTGGCGGGTGAGTATGGAAGATAAGCATGCCATTGATGTTACTTTTCCCTCTGGAGCAAAGGACAGCAAGGAGGGGTTCTTTTGTGTCTTTGATGGTCACTCGGGTGACGGGTGTGCCAAGAAATGCAGTGAACTCATCCCAAAAGTTTCACGTGCCCACATGGTGGAGCATACGGACGGTTTTATGGAGATTGACTTTGAGGCAGCGTACATGGAAGTGGACACACTTTTAGAAAAGGAGCTGACGGATCAGTCTGGTTGCACAGCAGTGACGGTACACATCACACCAACACGCATTACATGCGCCTCCGTGGGTGACTCCCGTGCTGTACTGTGCCGTAATGGAATAGCCGTTGCGCTCAGCGAAGATCACAAACCGGACAGGGAAGCGGAGCGAGCCCGTATTGAAGAGGCTGGCGGCCACGTTGCGGAAAACCGCGTGAATGGTCAGCTGGCTATGAGTCGGGCAATGGGTGATTTCACATACAAGACACAGAAGGAACGTGGCCCACGGCAGCAGTTGGTAATTGCCGTGCCTGATGTGGTAATGGTCAATCGTGAGGCCGATGATGGGTTTGTGGTACTTGCCTGCGATGGCATCTTTGATGTAATGAGCAACGATGAGCTCATCAAGGCAGTGCTTATCAGGAAGGCTGAGAATAAACCAAATAGTGTCATCTGCGAAGAAATTTGCCACGAGTGCCTGGCGCCACCTGCGGAGGAGG